The stretch of DNA ACTTTATTGCGTTATAGGCAGTGCCGAAGTCTATGATATGACACGGTAGAGCGAATCAACGTCCACAGCAACACCAGCGAAAAGAGAGAAACCAAGTCCATGTCAGCACTCATTCAACCGGCGACACTGCTGCTCATCATCCTGCTCGGGTACCTGTTCAAACGGACCGGCATTTTAGGCGCGAAGGACTACCGCGTGGTGCAGGTGCTGGAATTCGACATCATCCTGCCCGGCGCCATCACCTATTCTTTCGCCACCAACCCGCACCAGCTCAACCTTCTGCTGCTTTCCTGCTTCTCGTTTTTCGCATCCTTGATTCCGCCGCTGCTCATCTTCGTGTCCACGCGTCACCGACCGGTCGCCGACCGCGCGTTCCTGATGCTCAACGGAAGCGGGTTCAACGTCGGCTGCTTCTGCTTCCCGATGGTCCAGGCTTTTCTGGGCCCCGCCGCTTTGGTCCCCGCCGCCATGTTCGACATCGGCAATGACATCATGGTCGCCGCCGGAACGAACGTGATGACGCAAAATCTCCTGCACATCGTCCCCGGCAAAACCCTGGCCGAGCAGAATGCCGGAGACGCCCCGACCTTGCCCCGCATCAAAGCCACCGACCGCGACGCACGCCGCCTGCAACGCCGGGCATTGATCCGCAATGTCGTCAAAGGCTTCGTCACCTCGCCGGCGTTCGACACCTATATCCTGATGCTGGTATTGATGTTCTTCAACTTCCGCTTCCCGCACTGGATCGCGCAGGTCTGCCAGCCGTTCTCCGCGGCCAACGCCTTCTGCTCGATGGTGATGGTGGGCATGCTGACCGATCTGCCCGCCTCCTTGCGCGACCTCAAATTCGTCGGCGAGGTCATGGCCTGGCGCCTGCCCTGCGCGATTATTCTCGCGTTGCTGGCGTGGTATATCCTGCCGTTCAGCCCGCTCATTCGCGAGACCGCGGTGATGTGCTGCCTCGCACCGACCGCCATCTTCTCGACGATGTTCACCGACAAGGTGCTCGGCAACGCCAAACTAGCCGGCTTCATCCTCTGCCTGACCGCCGTGATCGGCACAATTCTGATGACCGCCGCACATTTCATCATCCACATGTAGCGGCACACTCGAACATGAGCCGATACCCGCCAATCGGCTCGCCAGAAAGCCTTATAACGTATCAAATCCAATCATAACGTAACATTACAAAACGCTTAGAGGACGACCACACGGTTCCGCCCCTATAGCTTCTTCCATCGTCAGCTCATAAGTTCAGGAAGCAGGGTGCCGCGCTTCTGTCATGAATGCAACGCAGCCGAAACCATATAACGTTCGAAGCCGCAACATTATGGCATCAACGTTTTCGCGTGCCTACCTGCATCAGCCGATGAGCTGCCTGATTGCCGGGGCCAACGCGACGAATGCCTTGTGTCGGTGCGAAA from Bifidobacterium sp. ESL0800 encodes:
- a CDS encoding AEC family transporter, with protein sequence MSALIQPATLLLIILLGYLFKRTGILGAKDYRVVQVLEFDIILPGAITYSFATNPHQLNLLLLSCFSFFASLIPPLLIFVSTRHRPVADRAFLMLNGSGFNVGCFCFPMVQAFLGPAALVPAAMFDIGNDIMVAAGTNVMTQNLLHIVPGKTLAEQNAGDAPTLPRIKATDRDARRLQRRALIRNVVKGFVTSPAFDTYILMLVLMFFNFRFPHWIAQVCQPFSAANAFCSMVMVGMLTDLPASLRDLKFVGEVMAWRLPCAIILALLAWYILPFSPLIRETAVMCCLAPTAIFSTMFTDKVLGNAKLAGFILCLTAVIGTILMTAAHFIIHM